The sequence below is a genomic window from Lolium perenne isolate Kyuss_39 chromosome 7, Kyuss_2.0, whole genome shotgun sequence.
GGTGGGCCCAGCGGGCCCGCAGAAGGCGGTCCAGCCGTACTTGGAGCGCCAGGCGAAGGACATGTTGGCGTCCCAGGTGGCGCAGTAGGCGCTAGCGGTGTTGAGGTCCCAGTTGATCTTCTGGGGGCTGTAGTAGTTGTAGGTGGCGCGCACGTTGGTCGCCGACTGCGCCgcagccatggccgccgccgcgcacAGCAGGACCGCCGCCAGCGCCGCACGTCCGGCCATCGTTGTCGTCGTTGCCGCCTTGCGACAGGATGTGTATGCAGTGGCGAGTGGCAGCTTAGCAGAAATCGATCGAGAGGCTATGAACCTGTGCAGATTGATAATGGCTGTTTCCAGTGA
It includes:
- the LOC127316985 gene encoding barwin-like, translating into MAGRAALAAVLLCAAAAMAAAQSATNVRATYNYYSPQKINWDLNTASAYCATWDANMSFAWRSKYGWTAFCGPAGPTGQASCGKCLRVTNPATGQQITARIVDQCSNGGLDLDYDTVFSKVDANGQGVNDGHLTVNYQFIDCGDN